A section of the Methanoregula formicica SMSP genome encodes:
- a CDS encoding RecQ family ATP-dependent DNA helicase, whose translation MSTSLNQKSLDLLRTALQDPHAEFRAGQWEIIDQLVNENAHLLVVQRTGWGKSIVYFIATKLLRDRGTGPTLLISPLLALMRNQILAAERIGLAARTINSSNHEEWDHIYHDLEAGKIDILIISPERLSNEEFREKLIPLARTLGLFVIDEAHCISDWGHDFRPDYQRILRILRVLPENIPLLATTATANDRVIKDIRAQIGERLGVFRGPLGRASLSLQNIVIPSRAIRLAWLAENVPKMPGSGIIYTMTVKDSDRVARWLQSQGIDSRAYSGESDPSLREEMEQDLLDNKIKVLVATSALGMGFDKPDLGFVIHYQRPMSVVTYYQQVGRAGRSLPCAYGILLAGEEDQDIVEYFIKTAFPREDHVTTILEELEKTPEGLSVPMIEARTNLSQSQIENVFKIISIESPSPIVKDGPRYRATAAAYTINKEKIQRLTSLRRAEWGRINDYVRSRSCLMEFLQRDLEDPKAIPCGKCSVCIGHALLPEEPSEEVVARARRFLYSNQHVISPRRQWPPGLSFSTEKWHGHIPEELRANPGRALSSWGDGGWGEVVKAGKHANHFDNKLVDAMRDLIVNQWKPNPMPTWITCVPSLRKKTLVKNFSMALAVTLKIPFVDCIRKIKETQPQKMMKNSFMQVSNLDGAFEIDQDSVMEGPVLLIDDMVDSRWTFTILSAMLQSAGSGPVYPCALTDTQGKDVL comes from the coding sequence ATGAGTACCTCATTAAACCAAAAATCTCTTGATCTTCTCAGAACGGCATTACAGGATCCCCATGCAGAATTCCGGGCCGGGCAGTGGGAGATAATTGACCAGCTGGTGAATGAGAATGCTCACCTTCTTGTGGTCCAGCGCACCGGTTGGGGAAAAAGCATTGTATATTTTATCGCAACGAAACTGCTGCGCGACCGGGGCACCGGCCCCACGCTGCTTATTTCTCCGTTACTTGCGTTGATGCGGAACCAGATCTTAGCAGCGGAGCGAATAGGTCTGGCGGCAAGAACAATCAATTCGAGCAATCATGAAGAATGGGATCATATATATCACGATCTCGAAGCAGGGAAGATCGATATTCTTATTATTTCTCCGGAACGGTTATCCAACGAGGAATTCCGTGAAAAGCTAATACCTCTCGCCCGGACCTTGGGTCTTTTTGTTATTGACGAAGCCCATTGCATCAGCGACTGGGGTCATGACTTTCGTCCGGATTATCAACGGATTCTCCGGATTCTTCGGGTGCTCCCGGAAAATATTCCTCTTCTTGCCACGACAGCCACGGCAAATGACAGGGTTATCAAAGATATCCGTGCCCAAATCGGGGAACGTTTAGGGGTGTTCCGGGGGCCGCTCGGCCGGGCATCTCTTAGTCTTCAGAATATCGTCATACCCTCGCGCGCCATACGCCTCGCATGGCTGGCAGAAAATGTCCCAAAGATGCCAGGGAGCGGGATCATTTACACCATGACGGTGAAGGATTCGGACCGCGTTGCCCGGTGGTTGCAGTCGCAGGGAATTGATTCCCGTGCGTATTCCGGCGAATCCGATCCATCGTTGCGAGAGGAGATGGAGCAGGATCTTCTCGATAATAAGATCAAAGTGCTTGTCGCTACCAGTGCACTTGGCATGGGTTTCGATAAACCGGATCTCGGGTTTGTTATCCATTACCAAAGGCCGATGTCGGTGGTTACCTATTACCAGCAGGTGGGTCGGGCCGGCCGGTCGCTTCCTTGTGCATACGGAATTTTACTCGCGGGCGAAGAGGATCAGGATATCGTTGAATATTTTATCAAAACCGCGTTTCCCCGGGAAGATCACGTTACCACGATCCTTGAGGAGCTGGAAAAAACTCCCGAGGGGTTATCCGTCCCCATGATAGAAGCACGTACCAATCTTTCGCAGTCGCAGATCGAAAATGTTTTCAAAATTATTTCCATCGAGAGCCCGTCTCCGATCGTGAAAGACGGTCCCCGCTATCGTGCAACCGCTGCCGCTTACACCATAAATAAGGAAAAAATACAACGACTGACATCTCTCCGTCGCGCAGAGTGGGGCAGGATTAACGATTATGTGCGGAGCCGTTCCTGCCTGATGGAATTCCTCCAGCGGGATCTGGAAGATCCCAAAGCAATACCCTGCGGCAAATGTTCGGTTTGTATCGGCCATGCATTGCTTCCTGAGGAACCATCGGAGGAAGTGGTAGCAAGAGCGCGACGGTTCCTTTATTCGAACCAGCATGTCATCTCCCCGCGTCGTCAATGGCCGCCAGGGCTTTCATTCTCAACGGAAAAATGGCATGGGCATATTCCTGAGGAACTCCGGGCAAACCCCGGGCGGGCACTCTCTTCATGGGGTGACGGGGGCTGGGGAGAAGTTGTCAAAGCCGGAAAACACGCAAATCATTTCGATAATAAACTTGTAGATGCAATGCGTGATCTGATCGTTAACCAGTGGAAACCCAATCCCATGCCGACATGGATAACCTGTGTCCCGTCACTCAGGAAAAAGACTCTCGTAAAAAATTTCTCGATGGCACTCGCCGTGACGCTCAAAATCCCATTCGTGGACTGTATCCGGAAAATCAAGGAAACCCAACCGCAGAAGATGATGAAAAACAGCTTTATGCAGGTATCCAATCTTGACGGCGCCTTTGAGATCGATCAGGACTCTGTCATGGAAGGCCCGGTCCTCTTAATTGACGATATGGTCGATTCCCGGTGGACATTTACGATTCTTTCGGCCATGCTGCAATCTGCCGGAAGCGGCCCGGTCTATCCCTGTGCTCTGACAGATACGCAAGGCAAGGATGTCCTATGA
- the rsgA gene encoding ribosome small subunit-dependent GTPase A, giving the protein MNPSIPGCGEPHPYTLEQLGWTEEHKEAFRKFSGPYIPGRVACRQKTVWEVFTGSGPVMAGISGALKKLGRFPAVGDFVVLLHQPEAGSITIVAILPQTTVFTRGASGREGTDQVIAANIDTVFIVTAAGPELNARRIERYLAIVHASGARPVIVINKSDLADDPASLTGTIIPVSSGIPVIPVSAMSGEGIGLLDPYLRPGQTIVLIGSSGVGKSTLINRLLGCETQKTSGIREDDGKGRHTTTVRQLFVLNSGALMIDNPGIREVGIGTASTGLSDAFPDIRELAERCRFSDCRHEREPGCAVQEAVKAGKLSAARLENFHRLSRELAFEQDKAEIGLVRSERKRWKGIAKLGKEIQKARRE; this is encoded by the coding sequence ATGAACCCATCCATTCCCGGATGCGGAGAGCCGCATCCTTATACCCTGGAACAGCTTGGCTGGACAGAAGAACACAAGGAAGCATTCAGAAAATTTTCGGGACCGTACATCCCGGGGCGCGTTGCGTGCCGGCAGAAGACCGTCTGGGAAGTTTTTACCGGAAGCGGGCCGGTCATGGCCGGGATCTCCGGAGCCTTAAAAAAACTCGGACGGTTTCCGGCCGTGGGGGATTTTGTCGTGCTGCTCCACCAGCCGGAGGCCGGATCCATAACGATCGTTGCAATCCTCCCGCAAACGACGGTGTTCACCCGGGGAGCCTCCGGGCGGGAGGGAACGGACCAGGTCATTGCGGCAAACATCGACACGGTCTTTATCGTGACCGCAGCCGGCCCTGAGCTGAACGCCCGCCGGATCGAACGGTATCTCGCGATTGTCCACGCATCCGGGGCCCGGCCGGTGATCGTCATCAACAAATCCGATCTTGCAGATGATCCTGCTTCGCTGACCGGAACAATTATTCCGGTCTCGTCCGGTATTCCGGTCATTCCCGTGAGTGCCATGAGCGGTGAGGGGATCGGTTTGCTCGACCCGTATCTCAGGCCCGGCCAGACGATCGTGCTTATCGGTTCATCGGGTGTCGGCAAGTCCACCCTGATCAACCGGCTCCTCGGATGCGAAACGCAGAAAACATCGGGTATCCGCGAGGATGACGGGAAAGGCCGGCACACAACAACCGTTCGCCAGCTCTTTGTCCTGAACAGCGGTGCGCTCATGATCGATAATCCCGGGATCCGCGAAGTGGGCATCGGGACCGCTTCGACCGGTTTGAGTGACGCGTTCCCTGACATCCGGGAGCTGGCGGAGCGCTGCCGGTTTTCAGACTGCCGGCACGAGCGGGAACCGGGCTGTGCCGTGCAGGAAGCCGTGAAGGCCGGGAAACTCTCCGCGGCCCGGCTCGAGAATTTCCACCGGCTCAGCCGCGAGCTTGCATTCGAGCAGGACAAAGCGGAGATCGGCCTTGTCCGTTCTGAGAGAAAACGCTGGAAAGGGATTGCGAAACTCGGAAAGGAGATCCAGAAGGCGAGGAGGGAGTAG
- a CDS encoding HepT-like ribonuclease domain-containing protein — MTFEEFKNDRMRIDAVVRNFEIVGEATNHLSPDLKARYPNTDWKSIAGFRDTLIHGYFGVDLEILWDIIVNKIPLLQVEIAAIVAHEKGTGK; from the coding sequence ATGACATTCGAGGAGTTCAAAAATGACCGGATGCGGATCGATGCAGTTGTCCGTAACTTTGAGATTGTTGGTGAGGCAACAAACCACCTAAGCCCTGATCTGAAAGCACGGTACCCAAATACTGACTGGAAATCGATTGCCGGGTTCCGGGACACGCTCATTCATGGGTATTTCGGTGTTGATCTGGAGATCCTCTGGGATATTATTGTCAATAAGATTCCACTGTTGCAGGTGGAGATCGCAGCCATTGTCGCGCACGAGAAAGGAACCGGGAAATAA
- a CDS encoding nucleotidyltransferase family protein, with the protein MDALSLLREHEPELKKRFSVAKIGIFGSFSRREERLDSDVDILVTFQEGKKTFDNFMGTKFYLEDLFQRKVDLVTDAALKPLIREPILQEVVYA; encoded by the coding sequence ATGGATGCGCTCTCACTCCTCCGCGAGCATGAACCGGAACTTAAGAAGCGGTTTAGTGTAGCGAAGATTGGGATCTTCGGGTCATTCTCACGTAGAGAGGAGCGACTTGATAGCGATGTTGACATCCTTGTTACTTTCCAGGAAGGGAAAAAGACGTTTGACAATTTCATGGGAACAAAATTCTATCTTGAAGATCTATTTCAAAGAAAAGTTGATCTGGTGACGGATGCAGCGCTCAAACCGCTGATCCGCGAACCAATCCTGCAGGAAGTCGTGTATGCCTAG
- a CDS encoding queuosine precursor transporter has protein sequence MLVWICWLLSLTLVTYASVRIVRRYPQYGFAALTGFYVVYLAASQVIAARVVDFDLGIYVFTAPASVLLYPFIAQVIDMINEVYGKAMTHAAIAIVFVSQVLLVIFFLMVNSLTPAAVFTHEAAWQDIFSMSIRITLASWIAFLVCSTIDAHIFSALKQRFLHRELAFRHHTMLNPYVWLRSSVSDAVSLTLDSIIFVTIAFLGVLPILPLMLGQIVIKNIIGFIDNPWFVWYKHMLKKGEIEGAGQQRAA, from the coding sequence ATGCTTGTCTGGATCTGCTGGCTGCTCAGCCTCACCCTCGTGACCTACGCCTCGGTCCGGATTGTCCGGCGCTACCCGCAGTACGGCTTTGCGGCCCTGACCGGGTTTTACGTTGTGTACCTTGCCGCGTCCCAGGTCATTGCGGCACGGGTCGTGGACTTCGATCTCGGCATCTATGTTTTCACCGCCCCTGCCTCCGTCCTGCTCTACCCGTTCATCGCGCAGGTCATCGACATGATCAATGAAGTGTACGGCAAGGCGATGACCCATGCCGCGATCGCCATCGTTTTCGTCAGCCAGGTGCTGCTCGTGATCTTTTTCCTGATGGTGAACTCGCTTACGCCCGCAGCGGTCTTCACACACGAAGCGGCCTGGCAGGACATTTTCTCCATGAGCATCCGGATCACGCTCGCCAGCTGGATCGCGTTCCTTGTCTGCTCCACCATCGATGCCCATATTTTCTCTGCGCTGAAGCAGAGATTTTTACATCGCGAGCTTGCGTTCCGGCACCACACGATGCTCAACCCGTACGTCTGGCTCCGGTCCAGCGTGAGCGATGCCGTCAGCCTCACGCTCGACTCGATCATCTTTGTGACCATCGCGTTCCTGGGCGTGCTCCCAATCCTCCCGCTGATGCTCGGCCAGATCGTGATCAAGAACATCATCGGGTTCATCGACAACCCGTGGTTCGTGTGGTACAAGCACATGCTGAAGAAGGGGGAGATAGAGGGAGCAGGGCAGCAGAGGGCGGCCTAG
- a CDS encoding ArsB/NhaD family transporter gives MTTYLPILVLAAVFLLIAIRQVGRFNLKIWQIMLGGAVAVLVTGQISPADALFAIDPSVMLFLFGMFVVGEAMVASGYLSCIAHRFFARAKNPDQVVLFILFGMGILSALLMNDTLAVIGTPLVLGLAASRKISPKLLLLALAIAITTGSVMSPIGNPQNLLVALNAGITSPFVTFAVWLVIPTLICLSLSWGVLRWIYRGEFAQCTFAELPVPACDDKLMLLSKVSLAIILLLAAINITASLVTGSMLVTLPLIAIGAALPIILFSHRRVEIVKSIDWCTLVFFAAMFVLMESVWQTGFFQSLVSGGMLASIPALLGTSIVFSQFISNVPFVALFQPLVTEAGAGTAQLMALAAGSTIAGNLTILGAASNVIIIQNAEKQGVPLTFFEFMKVGVPLTVLQVLVYWGWLALAG, from the coding sequence ATGACAACATACCTCCCCATCCTCGTCCTTGCCGCAGTCTTCCTGCTCATCGCAATCAGGCAGGTCGGCCGGTTCAATCTCAAGATCTGGCAGATCATGCTCGGTGGCGCCGTTGCGGTTCTCGTCACCGGCCAGATCTCCCCGGCCGATGCACTCTTCGCCATCGACCCCAGCGTGATGCTCTTCCTGTTCGGCATGTTCGTAGTCGGCGAGGCGATGGTGGCAAGCGGGTACCTCTCCTGCATTGCCCACCGCTTTTTTGCCCGGGCGAAAAACCCGGACCAAGTCGTGCTCTTCATCCTCTTTGGCATGGGCATCCTCTCGGCGCTCCTGATGAACGACACGCTCGCTGTGATCGGCACGCCGCTCGTGCTCGGGCTTGCCGCGTCCCGGAAGATCTCGCCAAAACTCCTGCTCCTCGCGCTTGCCATCGCCATCACGACCGGCAGCGTCATGAGCCCGATCGGCAACCCGCAGAACCTGCTCGTTGCGCTGAACGCCGGCATAACCTCGCCGTTTGTCACGTTCGCGGTCTGGCTTGTCATCCCGACGCTCATCTGTCTCTCACTCTCGTGGGGCGTGCTGCGGTGGATATATCGCGGTGAATTCGCCCAATGCACGTTCGCTGAACTTCCGGTCCCGGCCTGCGATGACAAGCTGATGCTCCTCTCGAAAGTCTCGCTTGCGATTATCCTGCTGCTTGCGGCCATCAACATCACCGCATCGCTCGTCACCGGCTCCATGCTCGTGACTCTCCCGCTGATCGCGATCGGCGCAGCACTTCCCATCATACTCTTCTCGCACCGCCGCGTTGAGATCGTGAAATCGATCGACTGGTGCACGCTCGTCTTCTTTGCCGCGATGTTCGTCCTCATGGAGAGTGTCTGGCAGACCGGGTTCTTCCAGTCGCTTGTCAGCGGCGGGATGCTCGCGTCCATCCCGGCGCTGCTCGGGACAAGCATTGTCTTCAGCCAGTTCATCTCCAATGTCCCGTTCGTTGCGCTCTTCCAGCCGCTCGTGACGGAAGCCGGTGCCGGCACGGCCCAGCTCATGGCGCTTGCAGCGGGGAGTACGATTGCCGGCAACCTCACGATCCTCGGGGCGGCAAGCAATGTCATCATCATCCAGAACGCGGAGAAGCAGGGAGTGCCCCTGACATTTTTTGAATTTATGAAGGTCGGGGTACCGCTCACGGTGCTGCAGGTGCTGGTGTACTGGGGATGGCTGGCACTGGCGGGGTAA